A single window of Thermocrinis jamiesonii DNA harbors:
- a CDS encoding DUF302 domain-containing protein — protein sequence MVKVLLITLLLFLFSFAKDPIRAMYLTYPLREKDFKKAVDKLKEGMEGRQVKVIRVLTISDAIRARGSTEFPNYYVIFGCETPKMKEILTKAPALSNVIPCSIAVHQSKENGKIYATIINENMFLSKYGHKLTKEERMEIKKTYRNIRLVLTQMSGVRLKPAKMQAINQELVYEEEVKNLAYDDFKILFKTSLDGVNMNVLDVLDVSEESPKFSIFLACNLSYGEAILKDIPQFGTLAPCRVYVYEKPDGSVGVGYINIPFLLKSYEKHMSKEKAEIFRKADQDIKSAIKEAKGE from the coding sequence ATGGTAAAGGTGCTTTTAATTACCCTCCTGCTCTTTCTCTTTTCTTTTGCCAAAGACCCTATAAGGGCAATGTATCTGACCTATCCCCTAAGGGAAAAGGACTTCAAAAAGGCGGTGGATAAGTTAAAAGAAGGAATGGAAGGAAGACAGGTAAAAGTTATAAGAGTTTTAACCATCTCCGATGCTATAAGGGCGAGAGGTTCTACCGAATTTCCAAACTACTATGTTATCTTTGGTTGTGAAACGCCCAAGATGAAGGAAATTCTCACAAAAGCGCCAGCTTTGAGCAACGTCATTCCCTGTAGCATTGCGGTTCATCAATCAAAGGAGAATGGTAAAATATACGCTACGATAATAAACGAGAATATGTTTCTTTCTAAGTATGGACACAAGCTTACCAAAGAGGAAAGGATGGAGATAAAAAAGACTTATAGAAATATTAGGCTTGTCTTAACCCAAATGAGCGGTGTAAGGTTAAAACCTGCTAAGATGCAAGCTATAAACCAAGAACTGGTTTATGAAGAGGAAGTTAAAAATTTAGCCTACGACGATTTCAAGATACTTTTTAAGACATCCCTTGACGGGGTAAATATGAACGTGTTGGATGTGTTGGATGTTAGCGAAGAATCTCCAAAGTTTTCCATATTCTTAGCGTGTAACCTATCTTACGGAGAGGCAATACTTAAGGATATTCCCCAATTTGGCACTTTAGCACCCTGCAGGGTTTATGTTTACGAAAAACCTGACGGTTCGGTGGGTGTGGGATACATAAACATACCTTTCCTTTTAAAGTCTTACGAAAAACACATGAGCAAAGAGAAGGCTGAGATATTCCGCAAAGCGGATCAAGATATAAAATCTGCCATAAAAGAAGCAAAGGGTGAGTAA
- a CDS encoding CBS domain-containing protein: protein MKVVILEEGADLDALSTAYGVLLLYDDAYLLKPSLLSRKASEVFKRFRDRFRVVEELPQKFDLVLVDSHNLQDYKSFQVEEIYIYDHHPKAPKGFKGKVDMVGSATTLIVEELQRLNKRISPEDATILAFGIYEDTGSLTYEGTTERDALALAWLLKMGASLRTIREYLRESLSRDEIDFLAKSLTAVEKLFLNDSKITIFVLKSEDYNPEFLQVIYRLEDIKDSDAFFVIVSAGSKTYLFGRGLKDKFDTSKVLEVFGGGGHSFASAVKLENVEAERVKTILVQVLKGENPAIKVKDIMNTPAFAVKEDLTVEQALFELTKRNYAGAPVVDEKGRLVGVVYKKVLLKVHKLFPSRQVKDFMQSDFHTLSTEDFIWDAEKILSTFGEKLIPVLENGKLVGVVTRLDLMQAIRKQTQPLKSLHKKVKLPSKVEEIAKKVGEVCKELGFRGYLVGGVVRDILMGKNIWDLDFVIEGNGLEVAKKVAELYGVNIHPFPQFGTAHLKVGDFKLEFATTRRETYPHPGAYPEVEPASIKEDLLRRDFTINAMAISIMEDDFGTLIDYFGGLRDLKNKLIRILHPLSFIEDPVRILRALRFAGRFDFKLSKSTEKALKNALSLGIIKHAPKGRLLNELKLVFREEKLLNILRLYREYRILEQLIEDFQWTPNLEEKLEKLREIIVWHRIEFPDRVIEYGWLYLIILLQNVKGEDFLIRMSAPGWVRELYTLYKTQANEIIRKLQQANKNSEIYLTLKGFHEPFYLLIALDDRVRQKVVLYMEKLSKVKVDVSKFAGLKGKELGMAIESEKLKLMDSI, encoded by the coding sequence GTGAAGGTTGTCATTTTAGAAGAGGGGGCAGACTTGGATGCCCTCTCTACCGCTTACGGCGTTTTGCTTCTTTACGATGATGCTTATCTTTTGAAACCCTCTTTGCTTTCAAGAAAAGCAAGTGAGGTATTCAAGAGGTTCAGAGATAGGTTCAGGGTAGTGGAGGAACTGCCACAGAAGTTTGACTTAGTGTTGGTGGATAGCCACAACTTACAGGATTATAAATCTTTTCAAGTAGAAGAGATCTACATATACGACCATCATCCCAAGGCTCCAAAAGGGTTTAAAGGTAAAGTGGATATGGTAGGAAGTGCAACAACGCTTATTGTAGAAGAGCTTCAGAGGTTAAACAAAAGAATATCTCCAGAAGATGCAACCATATTAGCCTTTGGCATATACGAGGATACGGGTAGTTTGACTTATGAGGGCACCACAGAAAGAGATGCGTTGGCTTTAGCTTGGCTTTTGAAAATGGGTGCCTCTTTGAGAACTATAAGAGAATACCTTAGGGAAAGCTTAAGTAGAGATGAGATAGATTTTTTAGCTAAGAGTTTGACTGCAGTTGAAAAACTTTTCTTAAATGATTCCAAGATAACGATCTTTGTTCTAAAGTCCGAAGACTATAATCCAGAATTTTTGCAGGTCATATACAGGTTAGAGGACATAAAAGATTCAGACGCCTTTTTCGTCATAGTTTCTGCGGGAAGTAAAACTTACCTTTTTGGAAGAGGATTAAAAGATAAATTTGACACTTCAAAGGTTTTGGAAGTGTTTGGAGGAGGAGGTCATTCCTTTGCCAGTGCAGTAAAGTTAGAAAATGTGGAGGCAGAGAGAGTCAAAACTATCTTGGTGCAGGTGCTAAAAGGAGAAAACCCTGCCATAAAGGTAAAGGATATTATGAACACTCCAGCTTTTGCAGTCAAAGAAGATCTTACAGTAGAGCAGGCTCTTTTTGAACTTACGAAAAGAAACTATGCAGGTGCTCCTGTAGTAGACGAGAAGGGTAGATTGGTAGGTGTGGTTTATAAGAAAGTGCTTTTGAAGGTTCATAAGCTCTTTCCTTCAAGGCAAGTAAAGGACTTTATGCAGTCTGACTTTCACACTCTCTCCACAGAAGATTTTATATGGGATGCGGAAAAGATCCTTTCTACTTTTGGTGAAAAGTTAATACCGGTGTTAGAAAATGGTAAGTTGGTTGGTGTGGTTACCCGGTTAGATCTGATGCAAGCTATAAGAAAACAAACTCAGCCCTTAAAGTCTTTGCATAAAAAGGTAAAGCTTCCTTCAAAGGTGGAAGAAATAGCAAAGAAGGTGGGCGAAGTTTGTAAAGAGCTTGGCTTTAGAGGATACCTTGTGGGGGGAGTGGTCAGGGACATACTTATGGGAAAAAATATATGGGACCTGGACTTTGTTATAGAAGGGAATGGCTTAGAAGTTGCCAAAAAGGTAGCAGAGCTTTATGGTGTAAATATCCATCCCTTTCCCCAGTTTGGAACAGCCCACTTGAAAGTGGGAGATTTTAAGCTTGAGTTTGCCACCACAAGAAGGGAAACCTATCCCCATCCCGGCGCATATCCCGAAGTGGAACCAGCTTCCATAAAAGAGGACCTTCTAAGAAGGGACTTTACCATAAACGCTATGGCCATATCAATCATGGAAGATGATTTTGGAACATTAATAGACTACTTTGGCGGGCTAAGGGACCTAAAGAACAAGTTAATAAGAATACTACATCCCCTTAGCTTCATAGAGGACCCAGTTAGAATACTCAGAGCCTTGCGCTTTGCAGGTAGGTTTGATTTCAAGTTGTCCAAAAGCACTGAGAAAGCTCTAAAAAATGCTTTATCCTTAGGTATTATCAAGCATGCGCCAAAAGGCAGACTTTTAAACGAGTTAAAGCTTGTGTTCAGAGAGGAAAAACTTCTCAACATCTTAAGGCTATACAGAGAGTATAGGATCTTAGAACAGTTGATAGAAGACTTCCAATGGACACCTAACTTAGAAGAAAAACTTGAAAAGTTGAGGGAAATTATCGTATGGCATCGCATAGAATTCCCAGACAGGGTTATAGAGTATGGATGGTTATACCTGATAATACTTTTGCAAAATGTAAAAGGGGAAGATTTTTTGATAAGGATGAGCGCACCCGGTTGGGTAAGGGAGCTATACACCCTTTATAAAACACAAGCTAACGAAATAATAAGAAAACTCCAACAAGCTAACAAAAATTCCGAAATCTACTTAACCCTCAAAGGATTCCACGAACCCTTTTATCTACTTATTGCGCTTGACGACAGGGTAAGACAAAAAGTAGTTCTATACATGGAAAAGCTCAGTAAGGTCAAGGTAGATGTATCAAAATTTGCGGGTTTGAAAGGCAAAGAGTTAGGAATGGCTATAGAATCGGAAAAGCTAAAACTAATGGATAGTATATAA
- a CDS encoding ferredoxin reductase, translating to MELKKLPIVEFEAPIVEIKTETPTTKTLVFALNGIEFNFYPGQYVMLQVPYPNTGEILKRAYSIANPPTKKNVLELTIKRTPQGKASVVLTQEVKVGDRFKIKGPYGKFVWLPEISKNIVLIGAGSGIVPLMCMLRYIVDAGLSDVFATLLYSNTHYEEIIYRDELEAMKKHRNIKIVHTLTRGAPEGWNGYTGRINEDMIKKEVGELSGKVYYLCGPPAFVDDMSCILERLGVDKESIKKEKYD from the coding sequence ATGGAACTTAAAAAGCTTCCCATAGTCGAATTTGAAGCGCCAATAGTTGAAATTAAAACTGAAACGCCCACCACAAAGACCCTTGTTTTCGCTCTAAACGGCATAGAGTTTAACTTTTATCCCGGACAGTACGTTATGCTTCAGGTTCCTTATCCAAACACAGGAGAAATATTAAAAAGGGCATATTCTATAGCTAATCCTCCCACTAAAAAAAACGTATTAGAGCTTACCATAAAGCGCACACCACAAGGAAAGGCTTCTGTTGTTCTTACACAGGAAGTTAAGGTAGGAGACAGGTTTAAAATAAAGGGTCCCTACGGGAAGTTTGTATGGTTACCAGAAATTTCCAAAAACATAGTGCTCATAGGAGCAGGTAGTGGTATAGTGCCCCTTATGTGTATGCTAAGGTATATAGTAGATGCAGGCCTTTCTGATGTGTTTGCTACGCTCCTTTATTCAAACACCCATTACGAAGAGATCATATACAGGGATGAGCTTGAGGCTATGAAAAAACACCGAAACATCAAGATTGTTCATACTCTTACAAGGGGCGCACCTGAAGGTTGGAATGGTTATACTGGAAGAATAAACGAGGATATGATAAAAAAGGAAGTTGGGGAATTAAGCGGTAAAGTCTATTATCTGTGTGGCCCACCAGCTTTTGTGGACGATATGAGCTGTATTCTTGAAAGGTTGGGTGTGGATAAAGAAAGCATAAAGAAGGAAAAGTATGATTAA
- a CDS encoding OmpA family protein: MRKLSLALLLMGGVVFAESAQEKQLDPCGSPKEVYSKYMLDKCYEGYFKAIMEAKKSAEEALKVANEANKKVSDLERRVGKLEGIADDHERRIKALEGRRVEAPKPEVGPYKWQLEEVGTVYFDFNKFKIKPSEASKLDEIAGKVKESGKEVLVVGFADKRGPSNYNFNLSMWRAQMVASYLAQKGVDIGKMRIASYGKEVADLLGKKYSDQRAVKVFIIH; this comes from the coding sequence ATGAGAAAGCTATCTTTAGCACTACTACTAATGGGTGGGGTGGTGTTTGCTGAAAGCGCGCAAGAAAAGCAGTTGGACCCATGCGGTAGCCCAAAGGAAGTTTATTCAAAGTATATGCTGGACAAGTGCTATGAGGGATACTTTAAAGCTATAATGGAGGCGAAAAAATCTGCAGAAGAAGCTCTGAAAGTTGCGAATGAAGCAAACAAAAAGGTTAGCGATTTAGAAAGAAGGGTGGGGAAACTGGAAGGGATAGCAGACGATCATGAAAGGAGAATAAAAGCATTGGAGGGAAGAAGAGTGGAAGCGCCTAAACCCGAAGTGGGACCTTATAAGTGGCAATTGGAAGAGGTAGGCACCGTGTATTTTGATTTTAACAAGTTCAAAATAAAACCTTCGGAGGCAAGTAAATTAGACGAAATAGCTGGAAAAGTAAAAGAATCGGGTAAAGAAGTGTTGGTGGTTGGGTTTGCGGACAAAAGAGGACCATCCAACTACAACTTTAATCTTTCAATGTGGAGAGCACAGATGGTTGCCAGCTACTTAGCCCAAAAAGGCGTAGATATAGGCAAAATGAGGATAGCATCTTACGGAAAAGAAGTAGCAGATTTATTGGGTAAAAAATACTCTGATCAGAGAGCTGTTAAGGTATTCATAATACACTAA
- the lepA gene encoding translation elongation factor 4 translates to MLDKIRNFSIIAHVDHGKSTLADRLLEFTGAVSRRELKEQMLDTLEIERERGITIKLQAVRMEYKGYVLHLIDTPGHVDFSYEVSRALAACEGALLLVDATQGIEAQTVANFWKAVEQDLVIIPVINKIDLPAAQPERVKKQIEDILGLDPNEVILASAKEGIGIEEILDAIIKRIPPPKGDPQAPLKALIFDSYYDPYRGAVAFVRIFDGEVKPGTKIRLFSTGKEFEVTEVGAQTPKMTKFEKLSAGEVGYIAASIKDVRDIRVGDTITDAKRPAKEAVPGFRPAKPMVFAGLYPSEGYTFEELRDALEKYAINDAALYYEPESSPALGMGFRVGFLGLLHMEIVQERLEREYGVGLITTAPSVVYRVRFKNGTVKEIKNPSELPENWGLIEAIEEPFVSITIITPKEYVGSIMNLCQEKRGIQKSFRYLDPNTAILEYEMPLSEILLDFHDKVKSLSKGYASYDYEFIGFRKEDLVRLNVFINNEPVDALSFIVHRDKAYRRARQIVEKLKDVIPRQLFEVKVQAGIGSKIIASERIPPLRANVTAKCYGGDVTRKKKLLEKQKEGKKRLKQFGKVELPQEAFLSVLRVD, encoded by the coding sequence ATGCTGGATAAGATCAGGAACTTTTCCATTATTGCCCACGTTGATCATGGTAAATCCACTTTGGCAGACAGGCTGTTGGAATTTACGGGCGCTGTCTCAAGGAGGGAACTAAAAGAACAGATGCTAGATACCTTAGAGATAGAGAGGGAAAGGGGGATAACAATAAAGCTTCAAGCGGTTAGGATGGAATACAAGGGATACGTTCTTCACCTTATAGACACACCGGGGCATGTGGATTTTTCTTATGAAGTTTCTCGTGCCTTAGCTGCTTGCGAAGGGGCCTTACTCTTGGTAGATGCGACTCAGGGCATAGAAGCCCAAACTGTAGCCAACTTTTGGAAGGCTGTGGAGCAAGACTTGGTTATCATACCGGTCATAAACAAAATAGACCTTCCCGCAGCTCAGCCTGAGAGGGTAAAAAAACAAATAGAGGATATATTAGGATTGGACCCAAATGAAGTTATCCTTGCCTCTGCGAAGGAAGGTATAGGTATAGAGGAGATCTTAGATGCAATAATAAAGCGCATTCCACCTCCAAAGGGTGATCCTCAGGCACCTTTAAAGGCTCTTATTTTTGACTCTTACTATGATCCCTACAGAGGAGCGGTAGCCTTTGTCAGAATTTTTGACGGAGAGGTAAAGCCTGGCACGAAGATAAGACTTTTTTCAACGGGCAAAGAGTTTGAAGTAACAGAAGTGGGTGCACAGACGCCCAAAATGACCAAGTTTGAAAAGTTATCCGCAGGTGAGGTAGGATACATTGCAGCATCTATAAAGGATGTGAGGGATATAAGGGTGGGGGATACGATAACTGACGCCAAAAGACCTGCAAAGGAGGCAGTGCCAGGATTTAGGCCTGCCAAACCCATGGTCTTTGCGGGACTTTACCCTTCTGAAGGATACACCTTTGAAGAGCTGAGGGATGCTTTGGAAAAGTATGCTATAAACGACGCTGCGCTGTATTATGAGCCAGAAAGTTCTCCAGCCTTGGGCATGGGCTTTAGGGTTGGTTTTCTGGGACTTTTGCACATGGAGATCGTGCAGGAAAGGTTGGAAAGAGAATACGGTGTAGGTTTGATTACAACCGCACCAAGCGTCGTATACAGGGTTAGATTTAAGAACGGAACAGTGAAGGAGATAAAAAATCCATCTGAGCTTCCGGAAAACTGGGGCCTTATAGAAGCCATAGAGGAACCCTTTGTAAGCATAACCATAATCACACCAAAGGAATATGTAGGAAGCATTATGAACCTGTGTCAGGAAAAGAGAGGGATACAAAAGAGCTTTAGGTATTTGGACCCTAACACCGCTATATTAGAGTATGAAATGCCGCTTAGTGAAATACTTCTTGATTTTCACGACAAGGTAAAAAGCCTCTCTAAGGGATATGCTTCTTACGATTATGAGTTTATAGGCTTTAGAAAGGAAGATTTGGTAAGGCTAAACGTATTTATAAACAACGAACCGGTGGATGCCCTATCTTTCATAGTTCATAGAGATAAGGCTTATAGAAGGGCTCGGCAGATCGTAGAAAAGCTAAAGGATGTAATTCCAAGACAGCTTTTTGAGGTTAAAGTGCAGGCAGGGATAGGCAGTAAAATAATAGCTTCTGAGAGAATACCACCACTGCGTGCCAATGTAACTGCCAAGTGTTATGGGGGGGATGTAACGAGGAAGAAGAAGCTTTTGGAAAAACAAAAAGAAGGTAAAAAGAGGCTAAAGCAGTTTGGAAAGGTAGAGCTTCCTCAGGAAGCCTTCCTAAGTGTGCTAAGGGTGGACTGA
- the moaD gene encoding molybdopterin converting factor subunit 1, producing the protein MIKLLYFAILKEKIGKQEEDLDFVGSVKELRERLIELYPQLKDVLKVCLFAVDYEYIGEDFILKGGEKVAVIPPVSGG; encoded by the coding sequence ATGATAAAACTTCTCTACTTTGCCATCTTAAAGGAGAAGATAGGCAAGCAAGAGGAAGACTTAGATTTTGTAGGAAGTGTAAAAGAGCTCAGGGAAAGGCTTATTGAGCTATACCCCCAGCTGAAAGATGTTTTAAAGGTTTGCCTTTTTGCGGTAGATTACGAATATATTGGAGAAGATTTCATACTCAAAGGGGGAGAAAAGGTTGCAGTAATACCCCCAGTTAGCGGTGGATAA
- a CDS encoding glycosyltransferase family 9 protein gives MGDVVLTSCLFEPLIKRGFKPHLLTYTPYGEIFKDDPRVEVIELRKDELFKNLERLKGFDLYLDMHKNLKTFMLRLLLGGFWRSYPKESIRRRLAIKFKALRTSYSVVDSYLRAIGEKGYRPSIILSENRLNRLKQIYGEGFVAISPGARYKKKRYPHFVKVAERLREKGIRVVFVGAQGECEGMDGFENLCGKLSLLDTAGIIKLAKVFVGNDSGLLHIARAVKTKAVQIYGGTHPTLGFSLFPEEGKVLVKNLPCQPCTLHGKGKCKYGTYECLNIPPEEVASEVLKLISQEGH, from the coding sequence TTGGGTGATGTAGTCCTAACTTCCTGCCTTTTTGAACCGTTGATAAAAAGAGGTTTTAAACCACACCTGCTTACCTACACCCCCTACGGAGAAATCTTCAAGGACGATCCCAGGGTTGAAGTAATAGAGTTAAGAAAGGATGAACTTTTCAAAAACTTGGAAAGGCTTAAAGGTTTTGACCTGTATTTGGACATGCACAAAAATCTAAAAACTTTTATGCTTAGATTACTGTTAGGAGGCTTTTGGAGAAGCTATCCAAAAGAGAGTATAAGAAGAAGGCTTGCTATTAAGTTTAAAGCGCTTAGAACTTCCTACAGCGTGGTAGATTCTTACCTAAGAGCCATAGGGGAAAAGGGATATAGACCTTCCATCATCCTATCTGAAAATAGGCTCAATAGGTTAAAGCAAATTTACGGGGAAGGTTTTGTAGCCATATCTCCAGGAGCTAGGTATAAGAAAAAGAGATATCCACATTTCGTAAAAGTAGCGGAAAGGTTAAGGGAAAAGGGCATTAGGGTAGTTTTTGTAGGAGCCCAAGGAGAGTGTGAAGGAATGGATGGTTTTGAAAACCTCTGTGGAAAGCTTTCCCTCTTAGATACTGCGGGTATCATAAAGCTCGCCAAGGTTTTTGTTGGAAATGATTCTGGGCTTTTGCACATAGCAAGGGCTGTAAAAACCAAAGCGGTGCAAATATACGGGGGAACCCATCCTACCCTTGGTTTTTCCCTCTTTCCAGAAGAAGGAAAAGTTCTTGTGAAAAACTTACCATGTCAGCCTTGCACCCTCCACGGAAAGGGAAAATGTAAGTATGGAACTTATGAATGCTTAAACATCCCTCCAGAGGAGGTAGCAAGTGAAGTGCTTAAACTAATCTCTCAAGAAGGGCATTAG
- a CDS encoding TIGR00725 family protein yields the protein MFRVVAVIGSSQANEEEYEVAYQVGRFLAKKGLVVVCGGRGGVMEAVCKGAKEEGGLTVGIMTTYTGEEANPYVDIKINTGMNWNRNPIVVASGEFVIAIGGHWGTLSEIAYALILNKRILGYKTYSMEGVEQTESLEALLNRIESILANL from the coding sequence ATGTTTAGAGTTGTTGCTGTAATAGGATCCTCTCAGGCAAATGAAGAAGAATACGAAGTGGCATATCAGGTGGGTAGATTTTTAGCTAAAAAAGGTTTGGTAGTGGTCTGTGGTGGAAGGGGTGGTGTTATGGAGGCGGTTTGCAAAGGGGCAAAGGAGGAAGGGGGTCTGACTGTAGGCATAATGACTACCTACACTGGAGAGGAGGCAAATCCTTACGTGGATATCAAGATAAATACGGGTATGAACTGGAACAGAAATCCCATAGTTGTCGCCAGCGGAGAGTTTGTTATAGCCATAGGAGGACATTGGGGAACGCTCTCTGAAATAGCCTACGCTCTTATACTTAATAAGAGGATTCTAGGTTACAAAACATACAGTATGGAAGGGGTGGAACAAACAGAAAGCTTAGAGGCACTATTAAACCGTATAGAGTCTATACTTGCAAATTTGTAG
- a CDS encoding ATP-dependent DNA helicase, translated as MPFQLYNFLLKKGLERRPAQERFFQIVSHTIEKGGISIIQAPTGTGKTYGYLIPILEKGQKAIISTGTKLLQEQLRRDIETLKVYHSYLTGEELDYLVLKGKSNYLCLDRFYQLQSDKRPSQIEDMLKGEWDGDWEFAHVDAELWKEICVEDDYCTPHYRGICKYREECYYWSRLKRRERKARIIIVNHALLALKEFENPEDRLLVIDEAHELDKYVTSSLTDGVSTYTLRVEIMERIAQFLPEAKADVEEFFERHFSKMFNEDTQQIPLKDLSPYLRDFEELIIRPINLYYKRIKEKLISEIKNYLISKLWISLRLRDYLQRSSLLNWEEYFQLNVSFDEPTEEEERVIKKLKTYELLEKKIQRLKDFYKVMKSPPADMGFSVSRRWSSRLKAFNYRLEKFPVFPAGYFDLSGYKGVIITSATVDPEDLYQTMGIVGEFYDLPHTFPYHRVEFVVYNANPKEKEEWEQCLKLAYKRLRTLHDRVLVLLTNKEQLGLFKDEEGVAIQGEDRLSLLVEALRKGQIKALIGLESLWFGIDVKGEKGILMAKLPFDSPEDPLIYHRIRYLKEIGEEPFEYQKMKALIKFRQGLGRMMRSSQDFGTIILCDRRIFKFKEFRQAVEGLGMKIKYIRHV; from the coding sequence ATGCCTTTCCAACTTTACAACTTTCTGTTAAAGAAAGGACTTGAAAGAAGGCCAGCACAGGAGAGGTTTTTTCAAATTGTATCCCATACCATAGAAAAGGGTGGAATAAGCATAATTCAAGCACCAACGGGTACAGGTAAAACATACGGCTATCTTATACCTATACTGGAAAAAGGACAGAAAGCCATAATCTCAACAGGCACCAAACTTTTGCAGGAGCAGTTAAGAAGGGACATTGAAACTCTAAAAGTCTATCACTCTTACCTAACAGGAGAGGAATTGGACTACTTGGTTTTGAAAGGAAAGAGTAATTACCTGTGCCTTGATAGGTTCTACCAACTGCAATCCGATAAGAGACCTTCCCAGATAGAAGATATGCTGAAAGGTGAGTGGGATGGAGATTGGGAATTCGCGCATGTGGATGCGGAACTTTGGAAAGAGATCTGCGTAGAGGATGATTACTGCACTCCTCATTACAGAGGTATTTGTAAATACAGGGAAGAGTGTTATTATTGGAGTAGGTTAAAAAGAAGGGAGAGGAAGGCAAGGATCATTATAGTAAACCATGCCCTCTTGGCACTTAAGGAGTTTGAAAATCCAGAGGATAGACTTTTGGTAATAGATGAAGCCCACGAGCTTGATAAATACGTAACTTCCTCTTTAACAGACGGTGTATCTACTTACACCTTAAGGGTGGAGATAATGGAAAGAATAGCTCAGTTTTTGCCGGAGGCAAAGGCGGACGTGGAAGAGTTCTTTGAACGCCATTTTTCAAAGATGTTTAACGAAGATACACAGCAAATACCACTTAAAGACCTAAGCCCCTACTTAAGGGACTTTGAAGAGCTGATAATAAGACCAATAAACCTCTATTACAAAAGAATAAAGGAAAAGCTCATATCAGAGATCAAAAACTACCTTATCTCTAAACTGTGGATCAGTCTAAGACTTAGGGATTACCTTCAGCGGTCCAGTCTATTAAACTGGGAAGAATACTTTCAGCTTAACGTAAGCTTTGATGAACCTACAGAAGAAGAGGAAAGGGTCATAAAAAAGCTAAAAACTTACGAACTCTTGGAGAAAAAAATTCAAAGATTGAAGGACTTTTACAAAGTTATGAAATCGCCTCCCGCAGACATGGGATTTTCTGTTAGCAGAAGGTGGAGCAGTAGGCTCAAGGCTTTTAACTACAGATTGGAAAAATTTCCCGTCTTCCCAGCTGGATACTTTGACCTTAGTGGTTATAAGGGAGTGATCATAACCTCCGCTACAGTTGACCCAGAGGATCTTTACCAAACTATGGGCATAGTGGGGGAGTTTTACGACCTTCCTCACACATTTCCATATCACAGAGTGGAGTTTGTAGTTTATAACGCAAACCCAAAGGAGAAAGAAGAGTGGGAACAGTGCTTAAAACTGGCATACAAAAGATTAAGGACTCTCCACGATAGGGTTTTGGTCTTGCTGACAAATAAAGAACAGTTAGGACTTTTTAAAGACGAAGAAGGTGTAGCTATTCAAGGAGAAGACAGATTGTCTCTTCTCGTTGAAGCTCTAAGAAAGGGACAGATAAAGGCGCTTATTGGATTGGAAAGTCTTTGGTTTGGGATTGATGTTAAGGGGGAAAAGGGAATACTGATGGCTAAACTTCCCTTTGACAGCCCAGAAGATCCACTTATTTATCACAGAATAAGATACTTAAAAGAGATTGGGGAAGAACCTTTTGAATATCAAAAGATGAAGGCGCTTATAAAGTTTAGGCAGGGACTTGGAAGGATGATGAGAAGCTCTCAAGACTTTGGCACAATCATTCTGTGCGATAGAAGAATTTTCAAGTTCAAGGAGTTTAGGCAGGCGGTGGAAGGTCTTGGGATGAAGATAAAATATATAAGACATGTTTAG
- a CDS encoding histidine triad nucleotide-binding protein, whose amino-acid sequence MKDCIFCKIIKKEAPSKGVYEDDLVYAFHDINPVAPIHILIVPKKHIFGIQSLEQEDEHIVGHMFYVARKIGEEFGLASPDSTKGGYRLVFNVGEHAGQSVFHLHLHLIGGRSMSWPPG is encoded by the coding sequence ATGAAGGACTGTATATTTTGTAAGATTATCAAAAAGGAAGCGCCTTCAAAGGGTGTGTATGAGGACGATTTGGTGTATGCCTTCCACGACATAAACCCTGTGGCACCTATTCACATACTGATAGTCCCCAAAAAGCACATATTTGGCATTCAGTCTTTGGAACAGGAAGATGAACACATTGTGGGACACATGTTCTACGTAGCAAGGAAAATAGGGGAAGAGTTTGGATTAGCTTCTCCAGACAGCACAAAAGGTGGTTACAGGTTGGTCTTTAACGTTGGTGAGCACGCAGGTCAGAGTGTGTTTCATCTGCACCTCCACCTAATAGGTGGAAGATCTATGAGCTGGCCTCCTGGCTAA